CTCGGCGCGATCGCCGACGTCGCGGAGATGACCTCCTCGAGCAGCGCGGGCCAGACCAACATCGTGCTGCAATTCGGCCTCGACCGCGACATCGACGGCGCCGTTCGCGACGTGCAGGCGGCGATCAACGCTGCGGCGGCCGACCTGCCGAGCGGCCTGTCGTCCAACCCGACCTATCACAAGTTCAATCCCGCGGACACGCCGGTCCTGATTCTCGCCCTGACGTCGAATTTGCTCACCCGCGCGCAGCTCTTCGAGGCGGCGAGCAATGTGCTCCAGCAACGCTTGTCGCAACTCCCGGGCGTCGGGCAGGTATCGGTCAGCGGCGGCGCCGCGCCGGCCGTGCGCGTGGAGCTCATTCCCGCGGCGCTATTCAAATACGGCGTCGGCCTCGAGGATGTGCGCGCGGCTCTGGCCTCGGCCAACGCGAATAGCCCCAAGGGTGATCTGTCGCGCGGCGAAGACAAATGGCAAATCTACGCCAACGATCAGGCCAGCCGCGCCGCCGATTATCGAAATCTCGTCGTCGCCTATCGCAACGGCAATTCCGTGCGCCTTTCGGACCTCGGCGAAGTGGTGGATTCCGTCGCTGATCTGCGCAACGCGGCGCTCGTGCAGGGAAAGCCCGCGATATTGGTGACGATCTCGCGGCAGCCGGGCGCGAATATCATCGAGACCGTCGACCGGATCAAAGCGGAGCTTCCCAAGCTCGCGGCGGGCCTGCCGAGCGACGTCGAGATCATTCTGGCCTCCGACCGCAGCACGACGATCCGCGCCTCGCTTCACGACACGGAACTGACCCTCGTCATCGCCATCGCCCTCGTCATTCTGGTCGTGTTCCTGTTCATCGGCGAATGGCGCGCGGCGTTCGTGCCGGCGATCGCCGTCCCGGTGTCCATCATCGGCGCGTTTACAGGCATGTATTTTCTCGGCTACAGCCTGGACATTCTGTCGCTGATGGCGTTGACGATCGCGACGGGCTTCGTCGTCGACGACGCGATCGTCGTGCTCGAGACGATCGAGCGCCATATCGAGGCGGGAACACCGCGGCGCGAGGCGGCGCTGAAGGGCGCGCGCGAGGTCGGATTCACCGTCCTGTCGATCAGCCTATCGCTCATCGCCGTGTTCATCCCGCTGCTGCTGATGGGCGGCATGCTCGGTCGTATGTTCCGCGAGTTCGCGGTGACGCTGTCCATAACGATCCTCGTGTCGCTGGTCGTCTCGCTGACGACGACGCCGATGCTCTGTTCGATCGTCCTGAGAGCGAAGCGGCGCCGCGAGCGGCGCTGGACGCGGCCGTTCTCGAAGCTGGCGACAGCCTATGAGCGAAGCCTGATATGGGCGCTCTATCATCGCGGTCTGATCATGGCGGCTCTCGTCGGCTCGATCGCGCTGACGATCGGGCTCTTCGCCGTCATTCCGAAGGGCTTTTTCCCTGAGCAGGACACTGGCCGGCTGCGAGGCTCGATCCAAGCGGATCAAGGCATTTCGTTCCAGGCGATGAGCGCGAAGCTCGCGCAGTTCGTCGCCATCGTTCAGAGCGATCCCGCCGTCGATGTCGTCACGGGCTCGACCGGCGCGGGCGGCGGCGGCTCCGCGAACACCGGCTCCGTCTCGGTCTCTCTGAAGCCGCTCTCCGAGCGGAACGCGAGCGCTGCGCAAGTGGTCGAGCGGCTGCGGCCGAAGCTCGGTGAGATCGCCGGCGCGCGGCTGTTCCTGTCTCCGGTTCAAGAATTGCGCAGCGGCGGACGACAGAGCGACGCTCTCTATCAATACACGCTTTTCGCCGACAGCTCGGCGGAGCTCGTCGAATGGACTCGCAAACTCACGGCGGCGTTGCAGGAGAGCAGAGTCGTGGTCGACCTGAACTCCGATGAGCAGCAAAATGGCGTCGAAACCTACATCGACATCGACCGCGATACGATGTCGCGACTGGGCCTCACGCCCGTGCAGGTCGACGATACGCTGTACGACGCCTTCGGACAGCGGCAGGTCTCGACGATCTATAGCGATCTCGACCAATATCACGTCGTGATGGAAGCCGCGCCGCGCTACCAGCAGGACCCGCAGATCCTGCGCGAAATCTATGTGAGCGCGGCGGTCGCGCCCGTGAGCGGATCCGCCGCTTCTATCCCTCCCACCGGCGCGGTGACGGCCGCCGGCTCCGCATCCTCTGCGACGACGAGCGCGGCGCTCGATGCGGCGCGCAACGCCGCGACCAATGCGATCGCCAATTCCGGCCGCGGCGGCGCGGCGGTCATTACCTCCTTCGAGACCATGACGCCGCTCGTCGCCTTCGCGCGCTTCAGGCGCGGCGCGACGCCGCTCGCGATCAATCACCAGGGCTCCTTCGTCGCTTCGACGATCGCCTTCAATCTCGCCATCGGCGCATCATTGAGCGACGCCGTCGCCGAATTCGACCATGCGGTCGCCGAGATCCGCATGCCGGCGTCGGTGCATGGCGGTATGCAGGGCACGGCGCGGACGTTTCAGGAGTCGAGCGACAAACAGCCGCTGCTGATCGTCATGGCGATCGTCACCGTCTATATCGTTCTCGGCATGCTCTGCGAGAGCTATGTGCATCCGATCACCATTCTGTCGACACTGCCGTCGGCCGGCGTCGGCGCGCTGCTCGCGCTGTTCGCCTTCGGCTCAGAGTTCGGCGTCATCGCGCTGATCGGCCTGTTCCTGCTCATCGGCATCGTCAAGAAGAACGCCATCATGATGATCGACTTCGCGCTCGACGCGCGGCGCTCACGAGGGCTGAGCGACTACGACGCGATCGTCGAGGCGTGCCGGCTGCGCTTCCGCCCGATCATGATGACGACGGCGGCGGCTCTGCTCGGCGCCCTCCCGCTGATGGCGAGCGTCGGCGCCGGCTCCGAGATCCGTCGCCCGCTGGGGATCACGATCGTCGGCGGGCTTCTCCTCAGCCAGCTGCTGACGCTCTACACGACGCCGGTCCTCTTTCTGACATTCAACGATTTGCGCGACAGTATCGCAAGCTACGGCGACATCGGCGTCTTCAAGAGGATTGGGCGATGGAAATGATACGTTATACCGATCATGCCTCGCAATGGGCTGCGATCGCCTCGATTGCGGCGAAGATCGGCTGCACGGGCGAGGCATTGCGGCATCGGCGACAGCTACGACAACGCGCTCGCCGAGACGAGCAACGGGCTCTACAGGGCCGAGCTGATCTGGCGACGCGGGCCGTGGCGGAACTTCGAGGCGGTCGAGTTCGCCACGCTCGAATGCGTCGACTGGTTCAGCGCGTTGGGCGTTTGGCTACGGAGTTCACGGTAGCGATTCCCAAAGCGTTGCATTTGCGCTTCACAGGTCCGAGCGAATCGGATCGGAGGCGGGTCATGGGGTTTGGGGTCGGCGACATTCGTGTCGAGCGCAGCGGCGACTGGCTGATGGAGCAGATCGCGGCGACGGGGTCGCTGACCTTGCGTAAGGTCGGGGCCTCGCGCAGCGGCGAGATGCGCGCCCATCGCTTCCTGTCGTCCGGCTTCGCCTCGGTCGAGGCGATCATGGAGACGCTGGGCGCGCGCACCGCGGAGCGCTGCGCCGGTCGCCGGGTGGTGGCCGCACAGGATACGAGCGAGATCAATTTCGCCGGCCGCTCGGCCAAGCGTCGCGGCCTGGGGCCCGCCGGCAATGGATGCGATCCTGGCTTCTTCATCCATCCGGTGCTGGCCATAGACGCCGATGACGAGGCCGTGGTCGGCCTCGTCGACGCGCGGATCTGGACGCGTCCGCAGACGAAGGCGCCGGCGCGGCGCGGCCGCGCTTTCGAGGACAAGGAATCGGCGCGCTGGCTCGAAGGCTGCGCGAGCGCCGCAGAGCAGCTCGGCGCGGCCGCCGAAGTCACCGTCGTCGGCGACCGCGAGAGCGACATCTTCCAGCTTTTCGCGCGGCGTCCCGAGGGCGTCCATCTCGTCGTGCGCGCCGCCCAGGATCGCCGTATCGAAGGCGGCTCTCTCTTCGAGGCGGCCGCCGCGGCCGCGCCGCTGACGACGACAATGACCAAGGTCGCGCCGCGCGGGCCGGGCGACAAAGGGCGCCTCGCCAGGGTCGAGCTGCGCGCGGTCCGCGTCCGCCTCCTCGCCCCGGCCTCCCTCTCCGCGAAGGAAAAGACGGGCGCGCCGGCTGTCGAGCTGACGCTGGTGGAGGCGCGCGAAATCGAGCCGCCGGAAGGCGTCGCTTCGCTGCTGTGGCGGCTCCTGACCACCCATGCGGCCGAAACCGCCGAACAGGCGCGCGAGATCGTGCGTTGCTATCGCTTGCGCTGGCGGATCGAGCAATTGTTCCGCACCCTCGAAAGCGACGGGCTCGCGCTCGAGGACAGCCAGATCGTCGACGCCGAGCGGTTGATGCGGCTCTCGGCGGTGGCCCTCGGAGCGGCGGCTCGCATCATTCAACTGGTCGACGCGCGCGACGGCGGCCCGCGCTCCTGCGGCGACGTCGTCGACGAGGCCCTGGTCGAGCCGCTCGAGGCGATCGGCAAGACCTTGGAGGGCAAGACGGAACGGCAGAAGAACCCGCATGAGAAGGGCTCGCTCGCATGGCTCGCTTGGATCACAGCCCGTTTGGGAGGCTGGAACTGCTACTACAAGCCGCCCGGCCCCAAGACGATGCGAGACGGATGGAACCGCCTCGCCTCCATGCTCGCCGGATACGCCATCGCAACAGCCAAAGCGTTTCCGTGAATCCCGTAGGGGCGTTTGGGGAGGCCGCTGGTAGCTACGTCCCTGTCGCCTCTTTTCGTTATTGACCTAACCACCTGATTTCTTTGGTGGAGCTGCGGGGAATCGAACCCCGGACCTCTGCAGTGCGATTGCAGCGCTCTCCCATCTGAGCTACAGCCCCGGTCAGCGCGGTGGTTACACGCAGCCCTCGGCGCTGTCAATCGTATGTCGACGAATTTCTTTCGACGTCGACTCTTGCCGGGTCGAAGTTTGCGGGCTATAGACCCGCTCGTCGCTCCCTTCGTCTAGCGGTCTAGGACGTCGCCCTCTCACGGCGAAAACAGGGGTTCGAGTCCCCTAGGGAGCGCCAAACAAATCAGTTCGTTACGCGAGTGAGCCTCGCCTAAACGGTCGACATACGGAAATTCTGCGGAAAACCCGCCTCCGAGATGGTCGCAAGCGATGGCTCTTAACCGCCCCATCCCGTCACCCTGCCTCGAGCGCAGCCCGCGCCGCTTCGATCCAAGCCGGCGCGAAATGGAGCCCGAGGGCGAGCGGGTCGATCCGGCGATTCGTGAACCGGGCCAGCTTGGCGACCAAGGCCGGGAAGATCGCCGCCTCTCGCGGGATGAACGTCTCGGCCGGCGCGGGTCGGCTCGTCGAAGCGTTGCGCTCGGACGGCTCGCCGTTGCGTCCAGGCGCCGGAGCGTTGCGCCAGCGGGAGGCCGCAGGGCGAGGATGCTCGGCCTGCCGATCGGCGCTTCCGGTTTCTCGACCGGGATTGAGAGGCGGCTCGGGCGCGCGGCGATCGGCAGCGGGCTGCTCGGCCTCGGCGGCGCCAATGACCTCGAATATGCGGCGCCCGTATCGGCCCGCCGTTTTCGTGACGCGGATCAGTCCCACTTCGGCGAGCGCGGCGGCGTAATAGCGGACCATGCGCTCGCGCTTGGCGATCTTGGCGCAAATCGTCGCGAGCGCGTGGCCGCATGTCCCGTCGGCGCTGGCGTATTCCAAGAGATAGACGAAGAAGGCTTGAGCGCCGTCCGTGATCTTGCCCTCGGATCGAAGGCGCATCGCTTCCTTGCGGCGCAGTCCAGCAATCGACGGGGGAAGCCAAGAGCCGCGCGCACGCGGCCGGTTGCCGGGCGCGCGCCCGGTCTGATATTCAGTGTTCATCGCGAGCCGAGGTCCATTCGGTTCAAAGGTGAAAGAGCCGCCGCGCCCTGCCAGGGGCCGGCGGCTCGCCCCTTTTATGGGGCCAGCGTTACGCGGTCGTCAAACGCGCCCCCTCCCCTCCAAATCTCAAGAACGCCCGCGGCAGCGCGTGGAAGGATGATCTTGGAATAGATCGCCTGCAATCCATTGCCACCCTCGGCCGCGCCTAACGTCCTCGCCCGGAACGGATTTCGGTCGAAGGAGCGAGCGTCAGGGAATGGGCGTCGGTTGCCGGTCGAATGGCCGCCGGTTGCCACCCTGCCGCCCCCTGGGGCTCCGGATCGGATCGGCCGGCGCGGTTGATGCCGATCGGCGAAACGCCGACGATTCGGGAGACGTCAGGCAGCGCGCGGGCGTCGAGGGCTCGAAGCAACGAATGGTATAACGTAAGGCGATGCTTGACGCACGCAAGGCAGCGCCTTACAACTATCGTCATGATTGAGAGCTTCAAGAGCAAGGCGCTCAAGCGCTACTGGACCAAAGGGGACGAGACCGGCGTCCGCGCCGATTGGCGCAAAAAGGTCCGCATCATCCTGTCCCGGCTCGATGTCGTTCGGGTGCCGGAAGAAATGAACACCCCCGGCCTCGGGTTTCACCAGCTGAAAGGCGATCAAGCCAGCCGCTACGCGGTCTCAGTCTCTCGCAATTGGCGGATCACATTCGGCTGGAAAGGCGAGAACGCTGCGGACGTCGATATGGAGGACTATCATGGCGAATGACACCCTGCGTCACCACTCTATCGAGCCGGCGCATCCCGGCGAAATGCTGGCCGAAGTCACGATCCCGGCCACCGGAAAGAGCAAGGCGGAGATCGCGCGCTTGCTCGGCATTTCCAGGCAGACGCTCTACGACATCCTCAATCAGAAGCAGCCCGTCACGCCTGCGGTCGCCGTCCGTCTCGGAAAGCTATTCGGCGACGGTCCTGGCGTCTGGATCAGGATGCAGGCCGCCTATGATACGTGGCACGCTGAACGCGAGATCGACGTGAGCGCCATTCCAACGTTGGAGATCGTTTGACGCCGCTTCAAAAGGGGCCGCGCAATCGCCAGCGCGGCCCGTGTGTAGGTTTTTCGATGATGCGCGCTAGCCTATAGCGCCCTAGCCGCGCAACGCGCTCTGCCCCCACCACTGCTCGACCTGACGCCCGTCGCCCGCCTTGTAGCGAAGCTTGTAGGAAGGTTCGTCTTGTGCGAACTCGGCGCGGCCGCGACGGCCGCTCGGGCGAGAGCTTCCCGCTCGGGAGAGTGACGGGGCCGCCATTTACCACGCGCTCCCGTGCATCGGCATAGCGTCCGGAGAACGCGCAGCGGGTCGGACTGAGATCATCGCGTCGATTTCGTCAGCCCACCACTGCATGAGGCGCGTTCGCTCAGAAAACAAGTCGCCACGCTGATAGATACCGCGCACGGACGAATCGACATGCGCGAGCGCCATTTCGATCGTCTCCGGCCGCCAGAGCCCCGAGTCGTTCGCGATCGTCGAGAACGACGAGCGGAAGCCGTGCGCCGTCGCAACATCCGCCTCGACGCCCATCGACCGCAGAGCGCAGTTGAAGGCGTTCTCGGAGAGCGGGCGCCCGGGCCGCGGCGAAGGGCAGACGAAGCGCGTTTCGAGCGCCCTGCTCTGCTCCTGCATTCGCCCCAGAATGGCGAGCGCCTGCTTGGATAGCGGGACCCGGTGAGCCCTGCGCATCTTCGCGCGCGCCGCCGGGATCGTCCACACGCCCTCCTCGAGGTCGAACTCGCCGGACCATTCGGCGAGCCGCAGCTCGCCCGGCCGGGCCGCCGTGAGCGCCAAGAGCATGAGCGCATCGCGGGCGCATGAGCGCGCCTCATAGGCCGAGATCGCCCGCATGAGGGCGGCGAACCCCTTCCGATCGGTCACGGCCGCGCGGGCGCGCGCCGGCGGGGTGGCGATCATTCCTTTGAGGTGGGAGGCCGGGTCCGCCGCGGTGTGGTCGAGGGCGATTGCGAATCGGAACACATGCGAGATCATCGCCCGCACGCGCTTGCCGGTCTCGAATTTGCCGTCCGCCTCTAGGCGTTGCAGGAGGGTGAAGATTTCGGACGCCCTGATTTCCGCTATAGGCCGGGCGTCCAACTCTCCGGCGATTTGGGCGAGCCGAGCGTTCCTGGTAACGGTCGAGGCGCACCTCTCCATTCGGGCCTCTTTCGCCAACCACATTTCTCGGATTTCCCCGAAGGTCGTTGCTGCGGGGCGAGCGGAGACTGCTGGCGCGTTTTTCCGGGGGCCAGGGTCAATCCCGCCCCGAACCGCTCTGCGAGCATCCTCGGCCGCTATCCGGGCCGCGCGCAGGCTCATTTCCGGATAGGGGCCGAGCGTCATGGACCGCTGCTTCCCGCCGAACATATAGGCGAGCCGCCACGATCGGGCTCCGCTCGGGTAGAGCCAAAATTGTAGCCCATGGGCGTCCGAGAGCTTCACGAGCTTGTCGGCCGGGCGTGCCGCGCGGAGCCTTGCTTCTGTAAGGGCCATCGCGATTTCCTGGTTTTGCTTGCGTCAAGCCCTTACAAATCAAGAAAAAACCAGCGGCGCGCAATCTATGGAAACCGAGGGATTTCCGTCCCGCAAAGGAAAAAATCCGGTGCGAGAAGAGGAAATCCGTCGGCTATAGCGCGACGCGCTTAAGTGAAATGTGATCGTTCGTTGGTGGAATATTCCCTCGGGAAAAAGGGGGCTGCCTCCAGGCGCGGATTGCGCGCCCGGCGCGCGGCCGGCGGGAATTTCAAGCGACGCGGCGGCCGTCGAGCAATTGCTCGGCGGCGATGGCGTCGTCGAATGTTTTGTCGGCCAGGGTGCGAAGCCCGTCAAAATCTCGGGTGTCAGAGTAATTTACAAGCGAGCGTGTGAACTGGAACAGCACGCGCGCCAAGTGCGAGGCGTCTCGGACATGCTCTTCCAAAGCGACGACGTTCAAATGGGTCGGAACGTCGAGTAAATGCTCGGCGGCACTCGCGTGCGACGCGATTTCGTCGGCCAGGGCGTCGAGCGCGGATCGGTCTCTTTTATCGGAGAAATCAAGATCAGAGCGCGTCAGCAGGAACAGGGCGCGGGCCAAATGAGACGTGCGACGCACATGGGTTTCTATATCGAGAATCGCCATCGTCGAATCGTGAGGCTCGACGGCGGCGAGTGAGGGAACGTCTGTCAGCATTGCAGTTATCCTTTTTTGGTTGTCGCGAGCCTCAATCGCCGGCCCGCTTTGGCGACCTTTATGGCGGCAGCTCAGGACCAATCCGCGGCGCGACGGCCGAGGTTGTGAGAGCGCTGGAAACCGCCGCCAACGCGCGCGGCCATGCACCCGATCGCCGCTTGATGCGCGCCGGGACCGGCGAAAATCGTCACGCTGCCGATCTTGTAGGAGCGCGGGCGAGCCGCAGCATCGGCAGGGCAAGAGCGGATCGGGAGGCCGATATTACTTTCGCGCCGGGCGATCTCGGCGACAGCCTTGCGCTCGGCGCGGGCGACGGCTGCGGCGCGGGCCTCTCGCGCCTTGCGCCATTCGAACGCCAGCGCCTTCGACAACCAAGCCCGGTATTCGCCGCCGACTGTCGCGACGCGGACGCGGGCGACGCCATGGGCGGCTCTCATGATGGCGCAGCGATCGAAGGGCTTGGCGGACATGGGCGGGTTGCTTTCACGCTGAAACCTGAGGTATGAATTTTTCTAAGCCATACCCTCCCACATAGTCAATACGTCAGGTATGGAAAAATACAAAAGGCTTCGAAATATGCGAATAACGAGCGAGCAAATCCGCGCGGCGAGAATGCTCTTGCGGTGGGAACAGCGCCATTTGTCGGAAGCCTCTGGCGTCCCGTTGCAGACGATTAAGGGCTTGGAAATCAAAGCCGGGCCGATCTCGGCGCAGACGCGGACGCTCGACGCGCTTCGAGACGCTTTCGAGGCCGCAGGTGTCCAGTTCATTGCGGAGAACGGCGGAGGCGCTGGCGTGAGGATGCGCGAGCCTGCGCCCAAAGAGCCGCCAATGCCGCGCAAGCCCCGCGCGCCCCGCAAAACGGCCCTTACCGAGCCTGCGGAGAAGCCGCTCGTCATCGGCAGGGCGAACAGCAAGCGGAGGTGAGGACGTGGCGAAGGATCTATCGAAGCGGGCTCCGGCGCGGGCCGGCAAGATGGCCCGGCAGGTCGAGCCGGCTGCAGGCGACGTGATCGGTTTCGCTTATGAGGCGCTGGACGGGCGCAAGGCGACCGCGCTCAAAGAGGCGGCGGCGCGCATTCGGCGATTGCACGCGGAATCGCTCAAATCGTGCATAGAAATCGGAAGGACGCTCGCGAAGGCGAAGCGGTCTCTTCCGCATGGCGGCTGGACAGAATGGCTCGAAGTCGAACTCGGATTGAATGACCGGACGGCGCAAAATTACATGCGCGTCGCCGAGGTTATGAAGGGCAAAACCGCCGACGTCGGGGATTTGTCGCCGAGCTTATTGCTTGAAAT
The sequence above is a segment of the Methylosinus trichosporium OB3b genome. Coding sequences within it:
- a CDS encoding HigA family addiction module antitoxin: MANDTLRHHSIEPAHPGEMLAEVTIPATGKSKAEIARLLGISRQTLYDILNQKQPVTPAVAVRLGKLFGDGPGVWIRMQAAYDTWHAEREIDVSAIPTLEIV
- a CDS encoding IS4 family transposase, with amino-acid sequence MGFGVGDIRVERSGDWLMEQIAATGSLTLRKVGASRSGEMRAHRFLSSGFASVEAIMETLGARTAERCAGRRVVAAQDTSEINFAGRSAKRRGLGPAGNGCDPGFFIHPVLAIDADDEAVVGLVDARIWTRPQTKAPARRGRAFEDKESARWLEGCASAAEQLGAAAEVTVVGDRESDIFQLFARRPEGVHLVVRAAQDRRIEGGSLFEAAAAAAPLTTTMTKVAPRGPGDKGRLARVELRAVRVRLLAPASLSAKEKTGAPAVELTLVEAREIEPPEGVASLLWRLLTTHAAETAEQAREIVRCYRLRWRIEQLFRTLESDGLALEDSQIVDAERLMRLSAVALGAAARIIQLVDARDGGPRSCGDVVDEALVEPLEAIGKTLEGKTERQKNPHEKGSLAWLAWITARLGGWNCYYKPPGPKTMRDGWNRLASMLAGYAIATAKAFP
- a CDS encoding type II toxin-antitoxin system RelE/ParE family toxin, whose amino-acid sequence is MIESFKSKALKRYWTKGDETGVRADWRKKVRIILSRLDVVRVPEEMNTPGLGFHQLKGDQASRYAVSVSRNWRITFGWKGENAADVDMEDYHGE
- a CDS encoding tyrosine-type recombinase/integrase, with the protein product MALTEARLRAARPADKLVKLSDAHGLQFWLYPSGARSWRLAYMFGGKQRSMTLGPYPEMSLRAARIAAEDARRAVRGGIDPGPRKNAPAVSARPAATTFGEIREMWLAKEARMERCASTVTRNARLAQIAGELDARPIAEIRASEIFTLLQRLEADGKFETGKRVRAMISHVFRFAIALDHTAADPASHLKGMIATPPARARAAVTDRKGFAALMRAISAYEARSCARDALMLLALTAARPGELRLAEWSGEFDLEEGVWTIPAARAKMRRAHRVPLSKQALAILGRMQEQSRALETRFVCPSPRPGRPLSENAFNCALRSMGVEADVATAHGFRSSFSTIANDSGLWRPETIEMALAHVDSSVRGIYQRGDLFSERTRLMQWWADEIDAMISVRPAARSPDAMPMHGSAW
- a CDS encoding efflux RND transporter permease subunit, whose amino-acid sequence is MNISAPFILRPVATTLLTIALTLAGALAFMRLPVAPLPQIDSPTVAVSASLPGASPETVATSVAGPLERRLGAIADVAEMTSSSSAGQTNIVLQFGLDRDIDGAVRDVQAAINAAAADLPSGLSSNPTYHKFNPADTPVLILALTSNLLTRAQLFEAASNVLQQRLSQLPGVGQVSVSGGAAPAVRVELIPAALFKYGVGLEDVRAALASANANSPKGDLSRGEDKWQIYANDQASRAADYRNLVVAYRNGNSVRLSDLGEVVDSVADLRNAALVQGKPAILVTISRQPGANIIETVDRIKAELPKLAAGLPSDVEIILASDRSTTIRASLHDTELTLVIAIALVILVVFLFIGEWRAAFVPAIAVPVSIIGAFTGMYFLGYSLDILSLMALTIATGFVVDDAIVVLETIERHIEAGTPRREAALKGAREVGFTVLSISLSLIAVFIPLLLMGGMLGRMFREFAVTLSITILVSLVVSLTTTPMLCSIVLRAKRRRERRWTRPFSKLATAYERSLIWALYHRGLIMAALVGSIALTIGLFAVIPKGFFPEQDTGRLRGSIQADQGISFQAMSAKLAQFVAIVQSDPAVDVVTGSTGAGGGGSANTGSVSVSLKPLSERNASAAQVVERLRPKLGEIAGARLFLSPVQELRSGGRQSDALYQYTLFADSSAELVEWTRKLTAALQESRVVVDLNSDEQQNGVETYIDIDRDTMSRLGLTPVQVDDTLYDAFGQRQVSTIYSDLDQYHVVMEAAPRYQQDPQILREIYVSAAVAPVSGSAASIPPTGAVTAAGSASSATTSAALDAARNAATNAIANSGRGGAAVITSFETMTPLVAFARFRRGATPLAINHQGSFVASTIAFNLAIGASLSDAVAEFDHAVAEIRMPASVHGGMQGTARTFQESSDKQPLLIVMAIVTVYIVLGMLCESYVHPITILSTLPSAGVGALLALFAFGSEFGVIALIGLFLLIGIVKKNAIMMIDFALDARRSRGLSDYDAIVEACRLRFRPIMMTTAAALLGALPLMASVGAGSEIRRPLGITIVGGLLLSQLLTLYTTPVLFLTFNDLRDSIASYGDIGVFKRIGRWK